A region from the Salidesulfovibrio onnuriiensis genome encodes:
- a CDS encoding DnaJ C-terminal domain-containing protein, which yields MSVQYKDYYKILGVSRTASQDEVSKAFKKLARKYHPDLNPNDKGAEDKFKEVNEAYEALKDPEKRKMYDQFGSGYQHGQNFQPPPGFENIRFDFGGGGGFGGAGASGFSDFFETIFGGGAGAGGASFRGGFPGGGGGFQQRPRRGSDSEALYELSLEEAYQGGNKSITLTEHMPGGGPRTRTLEVRVPAGIKDGQRIRLAGQGNPGVAGGARGDLYLKIRLMKHPRFNVKDTDVVFDLPLAPWEAALGTKVRVPTLDGQVEMTIPPGMGSGKKLRIKGKGLGTGTRRGDQFVRIMIQVPTSLTPEERKLMEELAEKSKFKPRNF from the coding sequence CGGAAATACCATCCCGACCTGAACCCCAACGACAAGGGGGCCGAGGATAAATTCAAGGAAGTGAACGAGGCGTACGAGGCCCTCAAGGATCCTGAAAAACGGAAGATGTACGACCAGTTTGGTTCCGGTTATCAGCATGGCCAGAACTTCCAGCCCCCGCCGGGCTTCGAGAATATCCGTTTCGATTTCGGCGGAGGCGGCGGTTTCGGCGGCGCCGGGGCCAGCGGCTTCAGCGACTTTTTCGAAACCATTTTCGGTGGCGGAGCCGGTGCTGGGGGCGCGTCCTTCCGGGGCGGCTTCCCGGGCGGCGGAGGCGGTTTTCAGCAGCGCCCGAGGCGCGGCTCCGATTCCGAGGCCCTGTACGAATTGAGCCTGGAGGAGGCCTACCAGGGCGGCAACAAGTCCATCACCCTGACCGAGCACATGCCGGGCGGCGGTCCCAGAACCCGCACCCTGGAAGTGCGCGTGCCTGCGGGCATCAAGGACGGTCAGCGCATTCGCCTGGCCGGGCAGGGCAACCCCGGGGTCGCCGGCGGGGCGCGCGGCGACCTGTACCTCAAGATCCGGCTCATGAAGCACCCGCGTTTCAACGTCAAGGACACGGACGTGGTCTTCGATCTGCCCCTGGCCCCGTGGGAGGCCGCGCTGGGCACCAAGGTCCGGGTCCCCACCCTGGACGGCCAGGTGGAGATGACCATTCCGCCGGGAATGGGGTCGGGCAAGAAGCTGCGCATCAAGGGCAAGGGGCTCGGCACCGGAACCAGACGCGGCGACCAGTTCGTGCGCATCATGATCCAGGTTCCCACCAGCCTGACTCCCGAGGAACGGAAACTCATGGAAGAGCTGGCCGAGAAGTCGAAATTCAAGCCGAGGAACTTTTAA
- a CDS encoding chaperone modulator CbpM, with translation MSTKKLKEMLLKLPGLELPERSEHVAWAQLVEVTGITPAIMAELAELGWLDPVKTNADNYLFTVRDVYRIQKLMRLSNDLDVNITGASIIVDLMARIEELELEVEKLHRLC, from the coding sequence ATGAGCACGAAGAAACTCAAGGAAATGCTCCTGAAGCTGCCGGGCCTGGAATTGCCGGAACGCTCCGAACACGTGGCCTGGGCGCAGCTGGTGGAGGTGACGGGCATCACACCGGCCATCATGGCCGAGCTGGCCGAGCTGGGCTGGCTGGACCCCGTGAAGACCAACGCCGACAACTATCTGTTCACGGTGCGGGACGTGTACCGCATCCAGAAGCTCATGCGTCTCAGCAACGACCTGGACGTGAACATCACGGGCGCGAGCATCATCGTGGACCTCATGGCCCGCATCGAGGAGCTGGAGCTGGAAGTGGAGAAACTGCACCGCCTCTGCTAG